A part of Sinorhizobium chiapasense genomic DNA contains:
- a CDS encoding MFS transporter, with protein sequence MDVTAVAREQPRASRLGIIGWMLFDWAAQPFFTVITTFIFAPYFVSRLTADHVQGQAVWGYTLTVSGIIIAVLSPVLGAIADATGPRKPWIGFFAVIKIASLAMLWFAAPGSPILYPAIFLALATVAAEFSIVFNDSMMTRLVSEKEVGRISNIAWGLGYLGGMIVLIAVVALIAGNPATGKTALGLDPIFGLDPAKGEDARITGPISATWYLIFILPMFLFTPDAEKAAMSLGKATATGLSELRGTLAELKQRSGILRFLIARMIFQDGVNGLLALGGTFAAGMFAWQTMELGIYGIILNVVAIVGCLCASWLDARLGSKTIVVASLVCLTIATLGIVSTGPGFTLFGLIELPAADSGGLFGTAAEKAYILYGLLVGIAFGPVQASSRSYLARSVAIEEAGRYFGLYALSGRATSFLAPASVATITVLADSARIGMMALVAFLAVGLVILIRTPYPAHRPA encoded by the coding sequence TTGGACGTTACGGCCGTAGCGAGGGAGCAGCCCAGGGCATCACGCCTCGGCATCATCGGCTGGATGCTGTTCGACTGGGCCGCGCAGCCTTTCTTCACCGTCATCACCACCTTCATCTTCGCGCCCTATTTCGTTTCCCGACTCACGGCCGACCATGTGCAAGGGCAGGCAGTCTGGGGCTATACGCTGACTGTCTCAGGCATCATCATCGCGGTTCTTTCGCCGGTACTCGGCGCGATCGCGGACGCAACCGGGCCGCGCAAGCCGTGGATCGGCTTCTTCGCCGTCATCAAGATCGCCTCGCTCGCCATGCTGTGGTTCGCCGCACCGGGCTCACCCATCCTCTATCCCGCGATTTTCCTCGCTCTGGCGACCGTCGCCGCCGAATTCTCGATCGTCTTCAACGATTCGATGATGACGCGCCTGGTGAGCGAGAAGGAAGTGGGCCGCATCTCGAACATTGCCTGGGGGCTCGGCTATCTCGGCGGCATGATCGTCCTGATCGCCGTCGTTGCGCTCATTGCCGGAAACCCTGCGACGGGCAAGACGGCACTCGGCCTCGACCCGATCTTCGGCCTCGATCCCGCCAAAGGCGAGGATGCCCGCATCACCGGGCCAATCTCGGCCACCTGGTACCTGATCTTCATCCTGCCGATGTTCCTGTTCACCCCGGATGCGGAAAAGGCGGCGATGTCCTTGGGCAAGGCCACCGCGACGGGCCTTTCTGAGTTGAGAGGCACGCTCGCGGAATTGAAGCAACGGTCGGGGATACTGCGCTTCCTGATCGCCCGGATGATCTTTCAAGACGGCGTCAATGGTCTGTTGGCGCTCGGCGGCACCTTTGCTGCGGGGATGTTCGCCTGGCAGACGATGGAACTCGGCATCTACGGCATCATCCTCAACGTCGTCGCAATCGTCGGCTGCCTTTGTGCGAGCTGGCTCGATGCGCGGCTCGGCTCGAAGACGATCGTGGTCGCGAGCCTTGTCTGTCTCACCATCGCCACGCTTGGGATCGTTTCGACCGGCCCCGGTTTCACGCTGTTCGGGCTGATCGAGCTTCCGGCGGCGGATTCGGGCGGTCTCTTCGGCACGGCGGCGGAAAAGGCCTACATTCTCTACGGCCTCCTGGTCGGCATCGCCTTCGGACCGGTTCAGGCCTCGTCTCGCTCCTATCTCGCCCGAAGCGTCGCGATCGAGGAAGCAGGGCGCTATTTCGGCCTCTATGCCCTTTCCGGACGCGCGACCTCGTTTCTTGCACCCGCTTCTGTCGCTACGATCACGGTGTTGGCCGATTCCGCCCGGATCGGCATGATGGCGCTGGTCGCTTTCCTCGCCGTCGGCCTCGTCATACTTATCCGCACGCCCTATCCGGCGCATCGCCCGGCATAA
- the purH gene encoding bifunctional phosphoribosylaminoimidazolecarboxamide formyltransferase/IMP cyclohydrolase, protein MAVASKKIPAPDKVRIRTALLSVSDKTGIVGLARALHEKGVRLVSTGGTHKALSDAGLPVSDVSELTGFPEVMDGRVKTLHPGVHGGLLAIRDDAEHVAAMEKHGIAAIDLAVINLYPFEEVRAKGGDYPTTVENIDIGGPAMIRASAKNHAYVTIVTDPADYAPLLEEIADGTTHYAFRQKMAAKAYARTAAYDAAISNWFADALDTPMPRHRVIGGVLKEEMRYGENPHQKAGFYVTGENRPGVATAALLQGKQLSYNNINDTDAAFELVAEFLPEKAPACAIIKHANPCGVATAPSLAEAYRRALACDSTSAFGGIIALNQELDAETADEIVKLFTEVIIAPSVSDEAKAIIARKPNLRLLATGGLPDPRVPGLSAKTVAGGLLVQTRDNGMVEDLELKVVTKRAPTAQELEDMKFAFKVAKHVKSNAIVYAKDGQTAGIGAGQMSRVDSARIAAIKAEEAAKALGLAEPLTRGSAVASEAFLPFADGLLSAIAAGATAVIQPGGSMRDEEVIAAANEHNVAMVFTGMRHFRH, encoded by the coding sequence ATGGCTGTCGCCTCCAAGAAAATCCCCGCCCCGGACAAAGTCCGGATCCGCACCGCCCTCCTCTCGGTTTCCGACAAGACCGGCATTGTCGGGCTCGCACGTGCCCTTCATGAAAAAGGCGTGCGCCTTGTTTCGACGGGTGGCACGCACAAGGCACTGTCGGACGCCGGGCTTCCGGTCAGCGACGTTTCAGAGCTGACCGGCTTTCCGGAGGTCATGGATGGCCGCGTCAAGACGCTTCACCCCGGTGTTCATGGCGGCCTGCTCGCCATTCGCGATGACGCCGAGCACGTGGCGGCGATGGAGAAGCACGGCATTGCCGCCATCGATCTTGCCGTCATCAATCTCTATCCGTTCGAGGAGGTTCGCGCCAAGGGCGGCGATTATCCGACGACGGTCGAGAACATCGACATCGGCGGCCCGGCGATGATCCGGGCCTCGGCGAAGAACCACGCCTATGTCACGATCGTCACCGATCCCGCCGACTACGCGCCGCTTCTCGAAGAGATCGCCGATGGCACGACGCACTATGCCTTCCGCCAGAAAATGGCGGCGAAGGCCTATGCCCGCACGGCGGCCTACGATGCCGCGATCTCCAACTGGTTCGCCGACGCGCTCGATACCCCGATGCCGCGCCATCGCGTGATCGGCGGCGTGCTCAAGGAAGAAATGCGCTACGGCGAAAACCCGCATCAGAAGGCGGGTTTCTACGTGACCGGCGAGAACCGGCCGGGGGTCGCGACCGCCGCGCTGCTGCAGGGCAAGCAGCTTTCCTACAACAACATCAACGACACCGACGCCGCTTTCGAGCTCGTGGCCGAGTTCCTGCCGGAAAAGGCGCCGGCCTGCGCGATCATCAAGCACGCCAACCCTTGCGGCGTGGCGACCGCGCCGTCGCTTGCGGAAGCCTACCGCCGGGCGCTCGCCTGCGATTCCACCTCGGCCTTCGGCGGTATCATCGCGCTCAACCAGGAGCTCGACGCCGAGACGGCGGACGAGATCGTCAAGCTCTTCACCGAAGTCATCATTGCGCCGTCGGTCAGTGACGAGGCGAAGGCGATCATCGCGCGCAAGCCGAACCTTCGGCTGCTTGCGACCGGAGGCCTTCCGGATCCGCGCGTGCCCGGCCTTTCGGCAAAGACGGTCGCCGGCGGCCTGCTCGTCCAGACGCGCGACAACGGCATGGTCGAGGACCTCGAACTCAAGGTCGTGACCAAGCGCGCGCCGACCGCGCAGGAGCTTGAAGACATGAAATTCGCCTTCAAGGTGGCGAAGCATGTCAAGTCGAACGCCATCGTCTACGCCAAGGACGGCCAGACGGCCGGTATCGGCGCCGGCCAGATGAGCCGTGTCGATTCCGCCCGCATCGCCGCCATCAAGGCAGAGGAAGCCGCCAAGGCGCTCGGCCTCGCCGAACCGCTGACGCGCGGTTCTGCGGTGGCATCAGAGGCGTTCCTGCCCTTCGCCGACGGCCTCTTGTCGGCGATCGCCGCCGGCGCCACCGCCGTGATCCAGCCTGGCGGCTCGATGCGTGACGAGGAGGTGATCGCCGCGGCAAACGAGCACAACGTTGCCATGGTCTTCACCGGCATGCGCCATTTCCGCCACTGA
- a CDS encoding heparinase II/III family protein has protein sequence MVFSGKQRLLYLYLREGWRRFSRRISLGRLTAMRFAGSTPDRLIVAPTDLRAIDPFVAEEILEGRFPLAGRVLDTEGESPFEIDLPSHEFAARLHSFGWLRHLRAIREDAGYVRLRQIVDDWIGSHGRSIGGIAWEADVIAQRIIAWLSHSPVVLRNAEHGFYRRFLKSLAFQVRYLRHIADTVCDGEARLRVRMALAMASVSMPASVSAIRKASRNLDLELDRQILPDGAHSSRSPRAGLELLLDLLPLRQTYVNLGHDVPSRLIPCIDRMYPALRFFRHQGGELALFNGATSVLAHELASVLRYDETAGEPFHSLPHAHYERLSLGETVVIMDTGRPLSIDLSRSAHAGCLSFEMSSGRNRFVINSGAPKFAGERFRQMARATAAHSTVTVNDTSSCRFSQSRFLGPIMTSGLSAVLVERRDEPGRIESLWASHDGYLASFGLLHERDISILSGGRLLRGRDRLSRGDGADPDAANAASAVARFHIHPAIAMRRASDSEIYLAAPDGEAWLFACRDGELAIEEDIFFADPSGVRASSQITVTFAAAAQPEIQWTLTRES, from the coding sequence ATGGTGTTTTCCGGTAAGCAAAGGCTTCTTTACCTGTATCTGCGGGAAGGCTGGCGTCGATTTTCGCGCCGCATCTCGCTCGGTCGCCTGACGGCGATGCGCTTTGCCGGATCAACTCCGGACCGGCTGATCGTGGCGCCGACCGATCTGAGGGCGATCGATCCCTTTGTTGCTGAAGAGATTCTTGAGGGGCGCTTTCCGCTTGCCGGCCGCGTGCTCGATACCGAAGGCGAATCCCCTTTCGAGATCGATTTGCCGTCGCATGAATTTGCGGCGCGGCTCCATTCCTTCGGTTGGCTGCGGCATCTGCGCGCGATCCGCGAGGATGCCGGCTATGTCAGGCTCCGGCAGATCGTCGACGACTGGATCGGCAGCCATGGCCGCAGCATCGGGGGCATTGCCTGGGAAGCTGACGTGATTGCCCAGCGCATCATCGCCTGGCTGTCGCATTCGCCCGTGGTGCTGCGAAACGCCGAACACGGGTTCTACCGACGCTTCCTGAAAAGCCTGGCTTTCCAGGTACGCTACCTTCGGCACATTGCGGACACGGTCTGCGACGGCGAGGCGCGCCTGCGCGTGCGCATGGCGCTCGCCATGGCATCCGTGTCGATGCCTGCCTCGGTTTCCGCCATCCGCAAGGCCTCGCGCAATCTCGATCTGGAACTCGATCGCCAGATCCTGCCGGACGGCGCGCATTCGTCGCGCAGCCCCCGGGCGGGGCTCGAGCTTCTGCTCGACCTGCTGCCGCTCCGGCAAACCTACGTCAACCTTGGCCACGATGTGCCGTCGCGGCTCATTCCCTGCATCGACCGGATGTATCCGGCCTTGCGTTTCTTCCGTCACCAGGGCGGCGAACTGGCACTTTTCAATGGCGCGACCTCGGTTCTGGCGCACGAACTCGCCTCGGTGCTGCGTTACGACGAAACAGCCGGAGAGCCGTTCCACTCGCTGCCCCATGCCCACTATGAGCGGCTGTCGCTCGGCGAAACCGTCGTCATCATGGATACCGGGCGCCCGCTTTCGATCGACCTTTCGCGTAGTGCCCATGCGGGTTGCCTCTCCTTCGAGATGTCGTCGGGCAGAAACCGGTTCGTCATCAACTCCGGCGCACCGAAGTTTGCCGGCGAACGATTTCGCCAGATGGCTCGCGCGACCGCCGCCCATTCCACTGTGACGGTCAACGATACGTCCTCGTGCCGCTTTTCCCAATCGCGTTTCCTGGGGCCGATCATGACGTCCGGGCTCTCGGCGGTGCTGGTCGAGCGAAGGGACGAGCCGGGCCGGATCGAATCCCTCTGGGCCAGTCACGACGGCTATCTCGCGTCATTCGGCCTGCTTCATGAACGTGATATCAGCATCTTGAGCGGAGGCCGGTTGCTTCGTGGGCGCGATCGGCTTTCGCGAGGGGATGGTGCCGATCCGGATGCGGCCAACGCCGCCAGTGCCGTGGCCCGCTTTCACATCCACCCGGCGATCGCGATGCGGCGGGCGAGCGACAGCGAGATTTATCTGGCCGCGCCCGATGGTGAGGCCTGGCTCTTCGCCTGCCGGGATGGGGAGTTGGCGATCGAGGAAGATATCTTCTTCGCCGATCCTTCGGGCGTGCGGGCCTCGTCTCAGATAACCGTCACCTTCGCTGCCGCTGCACAGCCGGAAATCCAGTGGACTCTTACCCGCGAGAGCTAG
- a CDS encoding RsmB/NOP family class I SAM-dependent RNA methyltransferase, with translation MPDDKKNDSRPKRSRAHKAPPKTTRRGAGAATAEKPGLKTRQAAAKILAAVVDRKTSLDGMLDQEHGNPAYRELNDADRALVRAILNSALRHLPRIRAAIDSLLQTPLPEGARALDHVLTVAAAQILYLDIPDHSAVDLAVEQAQADPRNRRFASLVNAVLRRLSREKDAILAKVKAIPAMPDWFYDRLVGHYGREQAERISAAQEVPAAIDLSVKSDPAAWAERLGGTVLPTGSVRLGAFSGAIPALPGFSEGEWWVQDAAASIPARLFGDLTGKSVVDLCAAPGGKTAQLILAGAKVTALDQSSSRLRRLKANLARLGLEARTKEVNMADFQPEELFDAALLDAPCSSTGTTRRHPDVLWTKGPEDVEKLAGLQERLLRHALTVVQPGGLVVFSNCSLDPREGEEVVARVVGDGEDCERVPIAAADWPGLGEAITERGEFRTTPAMLPLAAPFSSGLDGFYAAVLRRKRA, from the coding sequence ATGCCCGACGACAAGAAAAACGATTCACGCCCGAAACGAAGCCGAGCTCACAAGGCGCCGCCGAAGACAACGCGGCGCGGCGCCGGTGCCGCGACGGCGGAGAAGCCGGGTTTGAAGACCCGCCAGGCGGCCGCAAAGATCCTGGCAGCCGTTGTCGACCGCAAGACCTCCCTCGACGGCATGCTCGACCAGGAGCACGGCAATCCGGCCTATCGCGAACTCAATGACGCCGACCGCGCGCTGGTGCGGGCCATCCTCAATTCGGCGCTTCGGCACCTGCCACGCATTCGGGCGGCAATCGACTCCCTGCTGCAAACGCCGCTGCCGGAGGGGGCTCGCGCGCTCGACCACGTGCTGACGGTTGCCGCGGCGCAAATTCTCTATCTCGACATTCCGGACCACTCCGCCGTCGACCTTGCCGTGGAGCAGGCGCAAGCCGACCCGCGCAATCGCCGCTTCGCGAGCCTCGTCAATGCCGTTCTTCGCCGGCTCTCGCGGGAAAAGGACGCCATTCTCGCCAAGGTGAAGGCCATTCCGGCAATGCCCGACTGGTTTTACGATAGGCTTGTCGGCCACTACGGTCGGGAGCAGGCGGAGCGCATATCGGCGGCGCAGGAGGTTCCGGCGGCTATCGATCTGTCGGTGAAGTCGGACCCGGCCGCCTGGGCCGAGCGCCTTGGCGGCACGGTTCTTCCGACCGGCTCCGTCCGGCTTGGAGCTTTCTCGGGCGCCATTCCGGCACTGCCGGGATTTTCGGAAGGGGAGTGGTGGGTTCAGGATGCGGCTGCCTCCATTCCGGCGCGGCTCTTCGGCGACCTGACCGGCAAGAGCGTCGTCGACCTCTGCGCGGCCCCGGGCGGCAAGACGGCACAGCTTATCCTGGCTGGTGCAAAAGTGACGGCGCTCGATCAGTCGTCCAGCCGCTTGCGGCGCCTGAAGGCCAACCTGGCGCGACTCGGCCTCGAAGCCCGGACGAAGGAAGTCAACATGGCCGACTTCCAGCCGGAGGAACTCTTCGACGCGGCGCTGCTCGACGCCCCCTGCTCTTCCACGGGAACGACGCGCCGTCATCCGGATGTGCTCTGGACGAAGGGGCCGGAGGACGTCGAGAAGCTTGCTGGGCTGCAGGAACGCTTGCTGCGCCACGCGCTGACCGTCGTACAGCCCGGTGGGCTGGTGGTCTTTTCCAATTGCTCGCTCGATCCGCGCGAAGGCGAGGAGGTGGTTGCACGCGTCGTCGGGGACGGCGAGGATTGTGAGCGCGTACCCATTGCTGCCGCCGATTGGCCGGGTCTCGGCGAGGCGATCACGGAGCGCGGCGAATTTCGCACGACGCCCGCCATGCTGCCGCTTGCAGCACCCTTCTCCAGCGGGCTTGACGGTTTCTATGCCGCGGTGCTCCGCCGCAAGCGCGCCTGA
- the htpX gene encoding zinc metalloprotease HtpX, giving the protein MNIMRTAMLLAVMTVLFMAVGYVIGGRGGMMIALVIAAGMNFFSYWNSDRMVLRMYRAQEVDERTAPEYYGIVRDLARNAGLPMPRVYVIDSPQPNAFATGRNPENAAVAASTGLLHSLSYEEVAGVMAHELAHIQYRDTLTMTLTATLAGAISMLGNFAFFFGGNRDNNNPLGFVGVLVAMIVAPLAAMLVQMAISRTREYSADRRGAEICGNPLWLSSALQKIAGAAHVIHNDDAERNPATAHMFIINPLSGERMDNLFSTHPATENRVAALEEMARGMSMDSTPPVRADNSVRKSRSVPKTGWGRGGSEPPKGPWS; this is encoded by the coding sequence ATGAATATCATGCGCACCGCAATGCTGCTCGCCGTCATGACCGTCCTCTTCATGGCCGTCGGCTACGTCATCGGCGGCCGAGGCGGCATGATGATCGCCCTTGTCATCGCCGCCGGCATGAACTTCTTCTCCTACTGGAATTCCGATCGCATGGTCTTGAGGATGTACCGGGCCCAGGAGGTGGATGAACGCACCGCGCCCGAATATTACGGGATCGTGCGGGATCTGGCGCGGAATGCCGGTTTGCCGATGCCGCGCGTCTATGTCATCGACAGTCCGCAGCCGAACGCCTTTGCCACCGGCCGCAACCCGGAGAACGCGGCGGTTGCTGCATCCACGGGCCTGTTGCATTCGCTTTCCTATGAGGAAGTCGCCGGCGTCATGGCGCATGAGCTTGCGCATATCCAGTACCGCGACACCTTGACGATGACGCTGACGGCGACGCTTGCCGGCGCGATTTCGATGCTCGGCAACTTCGCCTTCTTCTTCGGCGGCAACCGCGACAACAACAATCCGCTCGGCTTCGTCGGCGTCCTCGTCGCGATGATCGTCGCGCCGCTCGCGGCGATGCTGGTGCAGATGGCGATCAGCCGGACGCGCGAATATTCCGCCGACCGGCGCGGCGCGGAAATCTGCGGCAATCCGCTCTGGCTTTCCTCTGCACTCCAGAAAATCGCCGGCGCGGCGCATGTGATCCACAACGATGACGCCGAGCGCAACCCGGCGACCGCGCATATGTTCATTATCAATCCGCTTTCCGGGGAACGGATGGACAATCTCTTCTCGACCCATCCGGCCACCGAAAATCGTGTTGCGGCGCTGGAGGAGATGGCGCGCGGGATGTCGATGGACTCGACGCCGCCGGTCCGCGCTGATAATTCCGTGCGCAAATCGCGCTCTGTCCCGAAAACCGGCTGGGGTCGCGGTGGTTCCGAACCGCCCAAAGGTCCCTGGTCCTGA
- a CDS encoding DUF1674 domain-containing protein, translating into MMGINPTLFNITEIRHPMQNDNDNAPDRPKRPLPAAAQRALKEAEERRRAAEPQKMPTELGGRGGLDPARFGDWEIKGRAIDF; encoded by the coding sequence ATGATGGGTATAAACCCCACGCTCTTCAATATCACGGAAATCCGGCATCCCATGCAGAACGACAACGACAATGCGCCCGATCGCCCCAAACGCCCGTTGCCGGCAGCCGCTCAGCGCGCGCTGAAGGAGGCGGAGGAGAGACGGCGGGCGGCGGAACCGCAAAAGATGCCGACCGAGCTTGGCGGTCGCGGGGGGCTCGATCCGGCGCGCTTCGGCGATTGGGAGATCAAGGGTCGGGCGATCGATTTCTGA
- the acs gene encoding acetate--CoA ligase, whose protein sequence is MSDKTYPVLKSAKSRTLLDNATYLKWYEESVSDPDKFWGKHGKRIDWFKPYTKVKNTSFKGRVSIKWYEDGLTNVSYNCIDRHLKTHGEKTAIIWEGDNPYIDKKITYNQLYDQVCRLANVLKKHGVKKGDRVTIYMPMIPETAYAMLACARIGAIHSVVFGGFSPDALAGRIVDCESTFVITCDEGVRGGKPVPLKENTERAIDIAAKQHVMVNKVLVVRRTGGKVPWAPGRDFWYHQEIATVKPDCPPVKMKAEDPLFILYTSGSTGKPKGVLHTTGGYLVYASMTHEYVFDYRDGDIYWCTADVGWVTGHSYIVYGPLSNAATTLMFEGVPNFPDAGRFWEVVDKHKVNIFYTAPTAIRALMGAGDEFVRRSSRASIRLLGTVGEPINPEAWEWYYRVVGEERSPIVDTWWQTETGGILITPLPGATDLKPGSATRPFFGVQPQLVDNEGNVLEGQADGNLCIADSWPGQMRTVYGDHARFIQTYFSAYKGKYFTGDGCRRDEDGYYWITGRVDDVLNVSGHRLGTAEVESALVSHHLVSEAAVVGYPHPIKGQGIYCYVSLMAGETGSDDLRQALVKHVRSEIGPIATPDKIQFAPGLPKTRSGKIMRRILRKIAEDDYGSLGDTSTLADPAVVDDLIANRQNRA, encoded by the coding sequence ATGTCCGACAAGACCTATCCGGTTCTTAAGTCTGCCAAGAGCCGGACGCTGCTCGACAACGCGACCTATCTGAAATGGTACGAGGAAAGTGTGTCCGACCCGGACAAGTTCTGGGGCAAGCACGGCAAGCGGATCGATTGGTTCAAGCCCTACACCAAGGTCAAGAACACGTCCTTCAAGGGCAGGGTGTCGATCAAGTGGTACGAGGACGGACTGACCAATGTCTCCTACAACTGTATCGATCGGCATCTCAAGACACATGGCGAGAAGACCGCGATCATCTGGGAGGGGGACAATCCCTATATCGACAAGAAGATCACCTACAACCAGCTCTACGATCAGGTCTGCCGTCTCGCCAACGTGCTGAAGAAACACGGCGTCAAGAAGGGCGACCGCGTTACCATCTACATGCCAATGATCCCCGAGACGGCCTATGCCATGCTCGCTTGCGCGCGCATCGGTGCGATCCATTCGGTCGTCTTCGGCGGCTTCTCGCCCGACGCGCTTGCCGGCCGCATCGTCGACTGTGAGTCGACCTTCGTCATTACCTGCGACGAGGGCGTGCGTGGCGGCAAGCCGGTGCCGCTCAAGGAAAACACCGAAAGGGCGATCGATATCGCCGCCAAGCAGCATGTCATGGTCAACAAGGTCCTGGTCGTGCGCCGCACCGGCGGCAAGGTTCCTTGGGCACCAGGTCGCGATTTCTGGTACCACCAGGAAATCGCCACGGTGAAGCCGGATTGCCCGCCGGTGAAGATGAAGGCGGAGGATCCGCTGTTCATCCTCTACACGTCGGGCTCGACCGGCAAACCCAAGGGCGTGCTGCACACGACCGGCGGCTATCTCGTCTATGCGTCGATGACGCATGAATATGTCTTCGACTACCGGGATGGCGACATCTACTGGTGCACGGCGGATGTGGGCTGGGTGACCGGCCATTCCTATATCGTCTATGGACCGCTTTCCAACGCCGCGACGACGCTGATGTTCGAGGGCGTGCCGAATTTTCCGGATGCCGGCCGCTTCTGGGAGGTCGTCGACAAGCACAAGGTCAACATCTTCTACACGGCGCCGACGGCGATCCGTGCGCTGATGGGCGCCGGCGACGAGTTCGTCAGGCGCTCCTCGCGCGCCTCGATCCGCCTGCTCGGCACGGTCGGCGAGCCGATCAATCCGGAAGCCTGGGAGTGGTACTACCGTGTCGTCGGGGAGGAGCGCTCTCCCATCGTCGATACCTGGTGGCAGACCGAAACGGGCGGCATCCTGATCACGCCGCTGCCGGGCGCAACCGATCTCAAGCCGGGCTCGGCGACCCGGCCGTTCTTCGGCGTCCAGCCGCAGCTCGTCGACAATGAGGGCAATGTGCTCGAGGGCCAGGCAGACGGCAATCTCTGCATCGCCGACAGCTGGCCGGGCCAGATGAGGACGGTGTATGGCGACCATGCCCGCTTCATCCAGACCTACTTCTCCGCCTACAAGGGCAAATATTTCACCGGCGATGGCTGCCGTCGCGACGAGGACGGCTACTACTGGATCACCGGCCGCGTCGACGACGTCTTGAACGTCTCCGGCCATCGCCTCGGCACGGCGGAGGTCGAATCGGCGCTCGTCTCGCACCATCTCGTCTCGGAAGCCGCCGTCGTCGGCTATCCGCATCCGATCAAGGGACAGGGCATCTACTGCTATGTCTCGTTGATGGCAGGCGAGACCGGCAGCGACGATCTTCGCCAGGCCCTCGTCAAGCATGTCCGCTCGGAGATCGGACCGATCGCCACGCCCGACAAGATCCAGTTCGCGCCCGGCCTGCCGAAAACGCGGTCCGGCAAGATCATGCGCCGCATTCTCCGCAAGATCGCCGAGGACGATTACGGCTCTCTCGGCGACACCTCGACGCTTGCCGATCCCGCTGTGGTCGACGATCTGATCGCCAATCGCCAGAATCGCGCGTGA
- a CDS encoding DUF1013 domain-containing protein → MAQQLLMPKATAVWLVDNTALSFDQIAQFCKLHPLEVKAIADGESAQGIKGLDPIATGQLSRDEIARGEANPNHKLKLSEPKVRVPDSKRKGPRYTPVSKRQDRPNAILWLVRNHPELKDAQISRLVGTTKTTIEQIRERTHWNSANLTPMDPVTLGLCSQIDLDLEVERAAKGRPLPTAAEVGATLEAAQETEKVGYNFDREEEKEIDADAVFAKLKSLKSDRKDDEDDDY, encoded by the coding sequence ATGGCTCAGCAACTGCTTATGCCCAAGGCAACCGCCGTCTGGCTCGTTGACAACACGGCGCTGTCGTTCGACCAGATCGCGCAGTTCTGCAAGCTGCACCCGCTCGAAGTGAAAGCGATCGCCGACGGTGAATCGGCGCAGGGCATCAAGGGCCTCGATCCGATCGCCACCGGTCAGCTTTCCCGCGACGAGATCGCGCGCGGCGAGGCGAACCCTAACCACAAGCTCAAGCTCTCCGAACCGAAGGTTCGCGTTCCGGACTCCAAGCGCAAGGGCCCGCGCTACACGCCGGTCTCCAAGCGCCAGGACCGTCCGAACGCCATCCTCTGGCTGGTGCGTAACCATCCTGAACTCAAGGACGCGCAGATTTCGCGTCTGGTCGGCACGACGAAGACGACGATTGAGCAGATTCGCGAACGTACCCATTGGAACTCGGCCAACCTGACGCCGATGGATCCGGTGACGCTTGGCCTCTGCTCGCAGATCGACCTCGATCTCGAAGTCGAACGCGCCGCCAAGGGTCGCCCGCTGCCGACGGCAGCCGAGGTGGGTGCGACGCTGGAGGCAGCACAGGAGACCGAAAAGGTCGGCTACAATTTCGACCGCGAGGAAGAGAAGGAAATCGACGCCGATGCCGTCTTCGCCAAGCTGAAGTCGCTGAAGTCGGATCGCAAGGACGATGAAGACGACGACTATTGA
- a CDS encoding ectoine synthase — MFVRSLNDVEATDYFVEWGSGTSHRLLTEKDGMGFTVCHTVVRANTVSLLEYRNHLEACYCIAGEGEVEDMQGNVFPIRKGDIYVLDQHDKHYLRGGRIEDLILVSIFNPPLKGTERHNLNDPSGSAY; from the coding sequence ATGTTCGTGCGCAGCCTGAATGACGTCGAAGCCACAGACTATTTCGTCGAATGGGGAAGCGGCACGAGCCATCGGTTGCTGACGGAAAAGGACGGCATGGGATTTACTGTCTGCCACACCGTGGTGCGCGCCAACACGGTTTCGCTGCTCGAATACCGCAATCATCTCGAAGCCTGCTATTGCATTGCCGGCGAAGGCGAGGTCGAGGATATGCAGGGCAATGTCTTCCCGATCCGAAAAGGCGACATCTATGTGCTCGACCAGCACGACAAACATTACTTGCGTGGTGGCCGCATCGAGGACCTGATCCTCGTCAGCATCTTCAATCCGCCGCTGAAAGGAACCGAGCGCCACAATCTCAACGATCCATCAGGCTCGGCCTACTAA